Proteins found in one Homalodisca vitripennis isolate AUS2020 chromosome 4, UT_GWSS_2.1, whole genome shotgun sequence genomic segment:
- the LOC124361370 gene encoding keratin-associated protein 10-2-like, translating into MAGLCVLQLCDLQLCDLELSVLQVCVLQLCDLQLCDLQLCDLELCDLQLCDLELCVLQVCVLQLCDLELCDLQLCDLELCVLQVCVLQLCDLQLCVLQVCVLQLCDLQLCDLQLCDLQLCDLELCVLQVCVLQLCDLELCVLQVCVLQLCDLQLCDLQLCDLQLCDLELCVLQVCVLQLCDLELCDLQLCDLELCDLQLCDLQLCVLQVCVLQLCDLQLCDLQLCVLQLCDLEWFDLQLCDLELSVLQVCALQVCVSCRCVGPAGVWGACHIYTVYDLTLPSTQPYLDCLY; encoded by the exons ATGGCGGGT TTGTGTGTCCTGCAGTTGTGTGACCTGCAGTTGTGTGACCTGGAGTTGAGTGTCCTGCAGGTATGTGTCCTGCAGCTGTGTGACCTGCAGCTGTGTGACCTGCAGTTGTGTGACCTGGAGTTGTGTGACCTGCAGTTGTGTGACCTGGAGTTGTGTGTCCTGCAGGTATGTGTCCTGCAGTTGTGTGACCTGGAGTTGTGTGACCTGCAGTTGTGTGACCTGGAGTTGTGTGTCCTGCAGGTATGTGTCCTGCAGCTGTGTGACCTGCAGCTGTGTGTCCTGCAGGTATGTGTCCTGCAGTTGTGTGACCTGCAGCTGTGTGACCTGCAGTTGTGTGACCTGCAGTTGTGTGACCTGGAGTTGTGTGTCCTGCAGGTATGTGTCCTGCAGTTGTGTGACCTGGAGTTGTGTGTCCTGCAGGTATGTGTCCTGCAGCTGTGTGACCTGCAGCTGTGTGACCTGCAGTTGTGTGACCTGCAGTTGTGTGACCTGGAGTTGTGTGTCCTGCAGGTATGTGTCCTGCAGTTGTGTGACCTGGAGTTGTGTGACCTGCAGTTGTGTGACCTGGAGTTGTGTGACCTGCAGTTGTGTGACCTGCAGTTGTGTGTCCTGCAGGTATGTGTCCTGCAGCTGTGTGACCTGCAGCTGTGTGACCTGCAGTTATGTGTCCTGCAGTTGTGTGACCTGGAGTGGTTTGACCTGCAGTTGTGTGACCTGGAGTTGAGTGTCTTGCAG GTGTGTGCCCTGCAGGTGTGTGTGTCTTGCAGATGTGTGGGTCCTGCAGGTGTGTGGGGAGCCTGCCACATCTATACCGTCTACGATCTGACACTACCATCTACACAACCGTACCTAGATTGTCTGTACTAG